From the Exiguobacterium aurantiacum genome, one window contains:
- a CDS encoding glycosyltransferase family 4 protein produces the protein MKRVLMVASVVSMIESFNRDNIRMLQEMNYEVHVATNFEWGSMYSPEKIARIKQDLEANGVTLFQIDFERDIKKMNGHVRAYQQLKAVMTANRYHFIHCHSPIGGVIGRLVARQTHTPCMYTAHGFHFFKGSPSLNWMLYYPVERTLARMTDTIVTINEEDFSRAQTFKTSHTFRIPGIGVDTKKIEAVTIDRPAKRRTLGIDTDTDFVLLSVGELNENKNHETIIRAIATLNEPTLHYLIAGTGENKDHLDRFVRELGLERQVRLLGFRDDVIEVMKASDCFVFPSKREGLGMAALEAMAAGLPLITSNVHGINDYSIDGVTGYKCSPEDVVGFAKSIRTMQLDFDLSHQMGLHNSESVKAFDVERSKNEMRRIYSQFIQDKPT, from the coding sequence ATGAAACGAGTACTCATGGTCGCCTCGGTCGTCTCCATGATCGAAAGCTTTAACCGGGACAACATCCGAATGCTCCAAGAGATGAACTACGAAGTGCATGTCGCCACGAACTTCGAGTGGGGCAGCATGTATTCGCCTGAGAAGATAGCCCGCATCAAACAGGATTTAGAGGCGAACGGGGTCACTTTGTTCCAAATCGATTTCGAGCGCGACATCAAGAAGATGAACGGCCACGTCCGGGCCTATCAACAGTTGAAGGCCGTGATGACGGCGAACCGGTATCACTTCATCCACTGTCACTCGCCGATCGGCGGGGTCATCGGGCGGCTCGTCGCGCGTCAGACGCATACCCCGTGCATGTACACGGCCCATGGCTTTCACTTCTTCAAAGGCAGCCCATCCCTCAACTGGATGCTCTATTATCCGGTCGAACGAACGCTTGCCCGGATGACCGATACGATTGTCACCATCAACGAAGAGGACTTTTCACGGGCGCAAACGTTCAAAACGTCGCATACGTTCCGAATCCCCGGGATCGGGGTCGACACGAAGAAAATCGAGGCGGTCACGATCGACCGGCCCGCAAAACGTCGAACGCTCGGCATCGACACCGACACGGATTTCGTCTTGTTGTCGGTCGGCGAGTTGAATGAAAACAAGAACCACGAAACGATCATCCGGGCCATTGCCACGTTGAACGAGCCGACGCTCCATTATTTGATTGCCGGGACAGGGGAGAATAAGGATCATCTCGACCGGTTCGTCCGTGAACTTGGACTCGAACGACAAGTCCGATTGCTCGGTTTCCGAGATGACGTGATTGAAGTGATGAAGGCGTCGGACTGCTTTGTCTTCCCCTCGAAACGTGAAGGTCTTGGTATGGCCGCGCTTGAGGCGATGGCCGCCGGGCTTCCGCTTATCACATCGAACGTCCACGGCATCAATGACTATTCGATTGATGGGGTGACCGGCTACAAATGCTCCCCGGAAGATGTGGTAGGTTTCGCCAAGTCCATTCGCACGATGCAACTTGACTTTGATTTGTCGCATCAAATGGGCTTGCATAACAGCGAATCGGTCAAAGCGTTCGATGTGGAACGCTCGAAGAACGAGATGCGGCGTATCTACTCGCAATTTATCCAAGATAAGCCGACATGA
- a CDS encoding acetyltransferase gives MEWIVIFGAGGHAQVLIDILELMGVYRIAGIYDDSPSLLGKFIAGYPVLGFIDSKIVVQRGIIGVGDNVHRECIAEKIKYHYPDFKFINAIHPSAVIGKNVTLGEGTAVMAGSVINPNAVISPHSIINTMASVDHDCVLEPFASIAPGAHLGGNVRIGARTFIGMSVTVIHNVHIGHDTVIGAGSTVVKDIPNHVVAYGSPAKPVRGRVMNERYL, from the coding sequence ATGGAATGGATTGTAATATTTGGTGCAGGCGGTCACGCGCAAGTGTTGATTGATATTCTCGAATTGATGGGCGTCTATCGTATCGCAGGGATTTATGATGATAGTCCATCTCTTTTAGGAAAGTTCATCGCAGGATACCCAGTGTTGGGATTCATTGATTCGAAGATAGTGGTTCAAAGAGGAATCATTGGTGTCGGAGACAACGTCCATCGTGAGTGTATTGCCGAAAAAATTAAGTACCATTACCCAGACTTCAAATTCATCAACGCCATTCATCCGAGCGCCGTCATCGGTAAAAACGTGACGCTCGGTGAAGGCACAGCCGTCATGGCCGGAAGCGTCATCAACCCGAACGCCGTCATCAGCCCCCACAGCATCATCAACACGATGGCGTCGGTCGATCACGACTGTGTGCTCGAACCGTTCGCTTCAATCGCACCAGGTGCCCATCTCGGCGGCAACGTCCGTATAGGGGCCCGTACGTTCATCGGCATGAGCGTGACGGTCATCCACAACGTTCACATCGGCCACGACACGGTCATCGGGGCCGGGTCCACGGTCGTGAAAGACATCCCGAACCACGTCGTCGCCTACGGATCCCCAGCCAAACCGGTCCGGGGGCGGGTCATGAACGAACGCTATCTGTAA
- a CDS encoding aldolase/citrate lyase family protein, translating into MPLKLMYITNQPEIALLAEQNGVDWVFVDLELNGKEERQGHLDTVISRHAIRDVSRLRAVLKHAELLVRVNPIFQGSRYEINEVVNRGADVIMLPYYKTVDEVAMFIELVDKRAKVCLLCETKEAVACMPDVLKLPGIDYIHIGLNDLHLSYGQSFLFEPLADGTVEAVTRQIQASGIPYGFGGVARVGEGKLPAEKVLGEHVRLGSSLAILSRSFCNIGAIGKFDAKQAQIFQEGVWKIRAYEQQLEHATPEWLELNRLNLVSTVLAITTEIQNRKGILS; encoded by the coding sequence ATGCCTTTGAAACTGATGTATATCACGAACCAGCCGGAGATCGCGCTGCTCGCTGAACAGAACGGGGTCGACTGGGTGTTCGTCGATTTAGAGTTGAACGGGAAAGAGGAACGGCAAGGTCATCTCGATACGGTCATCTCACGCCACGCGATTCGTGATGTAAGCCGGTTGCGTGCGGTCTTGAAGCATGCCGAGCTGCTCGTGCGCGTCAATCCGATTTTTCAAGGCTCGCGCTATGAAATCAATGAAGTCGTCAATCGCGGCGCGGACGTCATCATGTTGCCGTACTATAAGACGGTCGACGAAGTCGCGATGTTCATCGAACTTGTCGATAAGAGGGCCAAGGTCTGTTTATTGTGCGAAACGAAAGAGGCCGTCGCCTGCATGCCGGACGTTCTCAAATTACCAGGCATCGATTATATCCATATTGGCTTGAACGACCTCCATTTGAGTTACGGTCAAAGTTTCCTATTCGAGCCGCTTGCCGATGGGACAGTCGAGGCAGTCACTCGTCAAATTCAAGCATCGGGAATCCCATACGGATTCGGCGGCGTCGCTCGCGTCGGGGAAGGAAAGCTTCCAGCCGAGAAGGTGCTTGGGGAACACGTGAGGCTCGGTTCGTCGCTCGCCATCCTATCGCGCAGTTTTTGTAATATTGGGGCAATTGGGAAATTTGATGCTAAACAGGCACAAATCTTCCAAGAAGGGGTATGGAAAATTAGAGCGTACGAGCAACAGCTCGAACACGCGACTCCGGAGTGGTTGGAATTGAACCGGTTGAACCTTGTCTCGACCGTGCTCGCCATCACGACGGAAATCCAGAACCGGAAAGGAATTTTGTCATGA
- a CDS encoding YveK family protein has protein sequence MKSQTMLLSEIFNVFKKNVLLLMLMMLIGGGAAYYLSQYVIAPTYEASTQVLIVPKEEAGTNVVDSAQVSSSLSLVNTYRVIMRSPAILNEVQERVAQAPTDISEILLVESEEESQVINIVVQYADPVVATDIANVITQVFANEIPDLMNIDNVRILSEAVVPGEPIAPSVVMNTALGLVAGFIVGGVLALIRHTFDKRIHDEREAELILSMPVIGSIPIIEKRDMNPKVVKPKAEAGKEPKGDDPHVPPVKETRQTS, from the coding sequence GTGAAAAGTCAAACGATGTTATTATCAGAAATATTTAATGTATTTAAGAAAAACGTCCTGCTCCTCATGCTCATGATGCTCATCGGTGGTGGTGCCGCCTATTATTTAAGCCAATATGTGATCGCACCGACCTATGAGGCCTCGACACAAGTGTTGATCGTTCCGAAGGAAGAGGCGGGCACGAACGTCGTCGACAGCGCCCAAGTGTCATCATCCCTGTCATTGGTGAACACGTATCGGGTCATCATGCGCAGCCCTGCCATCTTGAATGAAGTGCAAGAGCGAGTGGCACAAGCACCGACGGATATCAGCGAGATCTTGCTCGTTGAAAGTGAGGAAGAGTCTCAAGTCATCAATATTGTCGTCCAGTACGCCGATCCAGTCGTGGCGACTGACATCGCGAACGTAATCACTCAGGTGTTCGCGAATGAAATTCCAGACTTGATGAACATCGACAATGTTCGCATCCTATCGGAAGCCGTCGTACCAGGCGAACCGATTGCACCAAGTGTCGTCATGAACACCGCGCTCGGCCTGGTCGCAGGTTTTATAGTTGGAGGGGTGCTCGCCCTCATCCGTCACACGTTTGACAAACGGATTCATGATGAGCGGGAGGCCGAACTGATTTTGTCCATGCCGGTCATCGGTTCAATCCCAATCATTGAAAAGCGTGATATGAACCCAAAGGTAGTAAAACCAAAAGCTGAGGCTGGCAAAGAGCCGAAAGGAGACGATCCGCATGTTCCACCTGTCAAAGAAACAAGACAAACATCGTGA
- a CDS encoding glycosyltransferase yields MRILHINAIHEEKSTGRICKEISSVALAHGHESVVAYATGPDTGSGFRIGSSLDQKRHAFLSRLSGKQGYFSKGATVELIDFIESYKPDVVHLHNLHSNYIHLDTLFNWLSHTDTPTVLTLHDCWFYTGKCTHYTRTGCERWRDGCGSCPRLKLDNPSWGLDRTAEMWHDKQRWFENISRLAVIGVSDWITMEARFSLLGNAKVIQRIHNWVDLDIFYPRDTSEIRAALGFENRFILLGVASSWDDSKGLSDFLKVARALPEARLLLVGDIPDIRLPVNVIHIPSTNRIEELADYYALADVFLNLSVEESFGKVTAEAMASGTPVVVLDATANPELVPSTCGEVVAPDRMEDILGAIEKIRRLGKEHYADSCVEHARSSFSMEERVMDYLYVYESLVHDKRRNLAWNVPSSQSSSPSTMEWTI; encoded by the coding sequence ATGCGGATTTTACACATCAATGCCATCCATGAAGAAAAAAGTACAGGACGAATCTGTAAAGAGATTTCGTCCGTAGCGCTTGCCCATGGCCATGAGAGTGTCGTCGCTTATGCGACAGGTCCAGATACGGGAAGCGGGTTCCGCATCGGTTCATCCCTTGATCAAAAACGACATGCCTTCTTGTCCCGCTTGAGCGGGAAACAAGGCTATTTTTCAAAAGGGGCGACGGTTGAACTCATCGATTTTATCGAATCGTACAAGCCTGACGTCGTACACTTGCATAATCTTCACTCCAATTACATCCATCTCGATACCTTGTTTAACTGGCTCAGTCACACCGACACGCCGACGGTATTGACGCTCCATGATTGTTGGTTTTACACCGGGAAGTGCACACATTATACACGGACCGGTTGTGAACGTTGGCGTGATGGCTGCGGCAGCTGTCCAAGACTCAAATTAGATAATCCGAGTTGGGGTCTTGATCGGACTGCCGAGATGTGGCACGACAAACAACGCTGGTTCGAAAATATCTCACGACTCGCCGTCATCGGCGTCTCCGATTGGATCACGATGGAGGCGCGATTCTCGCTCCTCGGTAATGCGAAAGTGATTCAGCGGATTCATAACTGGGTCGACCTCGATATTTTCTACCCTCGGGACACGTCGGAAATACGGGCGGCACTTGGGTTCGAAAACCGTTTCATTCTATTAGGCGTCGCTAGTTCCTGGGACGATTCAAAAGGGTTGTCTGATTTCTTAAAAGTGGCACGAGCGTTGCCGGAAGCACGTTTGTTGCTCGTCGGAGACATTCCCGACATCAGGTTACCGGTGAATGTGATTCATATTCCTTCGACGAATCGTATCGAGGAGTTGGCTGACTATTATGCGCTCGCAGATGTGTTCCTCAACTTATCGGTCGAAGAATCGTTCGGGAAAGTGACCGCGGAAGCGATGGCCTCGGGGACGCCGGTCGTTGTACTTGATGCGACAGCGAACCCAGAGCTGGTCCCCAGCACGTGTGGTGAAGTCGTAGCTCCCGATCGCATGGAGGACATATTGGGCGCAATCGAAAAAATTCGGCGACTCGGCAAGGAACACTATGCGGATTCCTGCGTCGAACATGCACGTTCCTCCTTTTCAATGGAAGAGCGGGTCATGGATTATCTATACGTTTATGAAAGCCTTGTTCACGATAAAAGGAGGAATCTAGCATGGAACGTCCCCTCGTCTCAATCGTCATCCCCGTCTACAATGGAGTGGACTATCTAA
- a CDS encoding NAD(P)-dependent oxidoreductase gives MNLLSTGVRLAPEQLAKLEQLGYSVTTLREEADVTDIDVSEVEGLICNNVFQYCHVDDFERLRFVQAVSAGLDRLPLDELEERDIRIYNAGDTYAVPMAEWVVWQLLDFMKHGAAFREKQANRHWEKERRLRELTGKTVALLGLGHVGEAVATRLRAFDMKIIGVGHREKQVPFVDRYVLMDELHDVLAESDVVVVALPLTDDTYHVIDEGAIASMKEDAVLLNVARGSIIDEEALIAALEEGKFFGVALDVFETEPLPSDHALYNFEWVSLTPHNSYVSDRVNERLFNNIFHNLRQEQLQ, from the coding sequence ATGAATTTGCTGTCGACAGGAGTGCGGTTGGCTCCTGAACAACTCGCAAAACTCGAACAACTCGGCTATTCGGTGACGACGCTCCGCGAAGAGGCGGACGTGACGGACATCGACGTCTCCGAAGTCGAGGGCTTGATTTGTAATAATGTGTTTCAGTATTGTCACGTCGACGATTTTGAACGGCTACGGTTCGTCCAAGCCGTCAGCGCCGGACTCGATCGTCTCCCGCTCGACGAGCTCGAGGAGCGAGACATCCGCATTTATAATGCCGGTGACACGTACGCCGTGCCGATGGCCGAATGGGTCGTCTGGCAACTGCTCGACTTCATGAAGCACGGGGCGGCGTTCCGGGAGAAGCAGGCAAACCGGCATTGGGAGAAAGAGCGCCGATTGCGTGAATTGACCGGAAAGACCGTGGCCTTGCTCGGACTCGGTCATGTCGGAGAGGCGGTCGCGACACGGCTCCGGGCGTTTGATATGAAAATCATCGGTGTCGGGCATCGTGAGAAACAGGTGCCGTTCGTCGATCGTTACGTGCTGATGGATGAACTGCACGACGTCTTGGCGGAAAGCGATGTCGTCGTCGTCGCCTTGCCGCTCACCGATGACACGTATCATGTGATTGACGAAGGGGCGATTGCGTCGATGAAGGAAGACGCCGTCTTATTGAACGTCGCGCGCGGATCAATCATCGACGAGGAGGCGCTCATCGCCGCACTCGAGGAAGGTAAGTTTTTCGGGGTCGCCTTGGATGTTTTCGAGACGGAGCCACTACCATCCGATCACGCGCTCTATAACTTCGAATGGGTGTCGCTCACCCCACACAACTCGTACGTGTCGGACCGCGTGAATGAGCGACTGTTCAACAACATCTTTCACAACTTGCGACAAGAACAGTTACAGTAA
- a CDS encoding diguanylate cyclase domain-containing protein: MDTSFRKTSLVSIHVCLFMISLVLFVQYIPEMGQVHTESIMLIAFAIVLSLFTGLRAGLFTSLVILFCLGSLYFWNLFFRPEDQSLLFSEATLLYYGFCLLALVILSGSLHERVKEISDLNQTLSEQVRRLVAIDTETGLDNQDRFVLELQLEIDRTRRHGEAFTVFLYKIDYLTEFKKLYGQQEYENFLNYFSRQLYISTRTTDKKFRLSVEEFALILPHASEEHMSILTNRFRDMLGDYKTESGKIVTFTNHIAHYTVTKETDIESPTEILSLIGNELKSYAL; encoded by the coding sequence ATGGATACATCGTTCCGTAAGACGAGCCTAGTCAGCATACATGTATGTTTGTTTATGATTTCACTTGTTTTATTTGTTCAATATATACCGGAAATGGGACAAGTTCATACTGAAAGTATCATGTTGATTGCATTCGCAATCGTGTTAAGCCTGTTCACAGGATTGCGGGCGGGATTGTTCACTTCACTCGTCATCCTCTTTTGCTTAGGGAGCCTTTATTTTTGGAATCTCTTTTTCCGTCCTGAAGATCAGTCGTTATTGTTTTCAGAAGCTACCCTTCTTTATTATGGCTTCTGTCTCCTAGCGCTCGTAATCTTAAGTGGCTCGCTTCATGAGCGGGTCAAAGAAATCAGTGATCTGAATCAAACGTTAAGCGAGCAAGTACGTCGCCTCGTTGCAATCGACACGGAAACCGGGCTCGACAATCAAGACAGATTCGTCCTCGAGTTGCAGCTCGAGATCGATCGGACGAGACGGCACGGTGAAGCGTTTACGGTCTTTTTATACAAAATCGATTATTTAACGGAGTTTAAAAAGTTATATGGACAACAAGAGTATGAAAATTTCCTAAACTATTTTAGTAGGCAATTATATATCTCGACACGTACGACCGATAAAAAATTTCGTCTCTCGGTAGAAGAGTTTGCTTTGATTCTACCTCATGCTTCTGAAGAACATATGTCTATTCTGACAAATCGATTCCGTGATATGCTGGGCGACTATAAAACCGAATCCGGAAAAATCGTTACGTTTACCAACCATATTGCACACTATACGGTCACAAAAGAAACTGACATTGAGTCTCCAACAGAGATTCTCAGTTTGATTGGAAACGAGTTGAAGAGCTATGCGTTATAA
- a CDS encoding glycosyltransferase family 2 protein, whose translation MPSLTPLISLVVPIYNTSAFLRQCLDSLVHQTYPHLEIICIDDGSTDHSLDIALSYDKDPRVRVLSQTNRGCSSCRNRGLQMASGEYIMFIDSDDWLDLDAIRLMVEHAEAERADAVMGTYVREYEGRSLPKRIFEADFLSYDAEETRRYVHRRLFGLVGEELAHPETVDALNSNCITLYHRDLIKHLSFGGPYGTFIDLYFQIQALEHCQRFIYIDYPVYHYRKTNADSETSSYNKELINSRLQFFRILMRYIETHQLGEEYNRALYNRIALSMIGIGLNELAAPKSFIDQAESLKQVLRNEEYKRAYSQMDMQYFDMKWRTFFQLCKHEKTVPLVLMLRGVDYLRKRV comes from the coding sequence ATGCCAAGCCTTACCCCCCTCATCAGCCTGGTCGTACCCATCTACAATACAAGCGCCTTTTTGAGACAGTGTCTCGATAGCCTTGTCCACCAAACGTATCCTCATCTCGAAATCATATGTATCGATGACGGCAGTACGGACCACAGTCTCGACATTGCATTGAGCTACGATAAGGACCCGCGGGTTCGTGTCCTGAGTCAGACGAATCGAGGATGCTCGTCTTGCCGGAATCGAGGTCTTCAAATGGCATCGGGCGAGTATATCATGTTTATCGACAGCGACGATTGGCTCGATCTAGATGCGATTCGATTAATGGTCGAGCACGCGGAGGCTGAACGTGCCGATGCGGTCATGGGGACGTATGTGCGCGAATACGAAGGGCGTTCACTTCCTAAACGAATCTTTGAAGCGGACTTTTTGTCGTATGACGCAGAGGAAACGAGACGTTATGTCCATCGCCGTCTGTTCGGACTCGTCGGTGAGGAGCTCGCTCATCCAGAAACCGTGGATGCGCTCAATTCAAATTGCATCACGCTCTATCATCGTGACCTCATCAAACATTTGTCGTTTGGCGGCCCATACGGCACGTTCATCGATTTATATTTTCAAATCCAGGCGTTGGAGCATTGCCAGCGATTTATCTATATCGACTATCCAGTCTACCACTATCGAAAAACGAATGCGGATTCGGAAACCAGCTCCTACAATAAAGAGCTTATCAACTCACGGTTACAGTTTTTCCGTATTTTAATGCGTTATATCGAGACGCACCAGCTCGGAGAGGAGTACAATCGGGCGCTCTATAATCGAATCGCACTCAGTATGATTGGAATCGGGCTAAATGAACTGGCGGCACCAAAGTCGTTTATCGATCAAGCCGAATCCCTCAAGCAAGTGCTCCGAAACGAAGAGTACAAACGAGCCTATTCGCAGATGGACATGCAATATTTCGATATGAAGTGGCGGACGTTCTTTCAGCTTTGTAAACATGAAAAAACGGTCCCGCTCGTCTTGATGTTGCGTGGTGTCGACTACTTACGGAAACGCGTGTGA
- a CDS encoding EpsG family protein, which translates to MWIYLINMLLLIAWAALLLRDDGIKNGKLLFVTIATCQWILLSGFRHFSVGADTMQYKWMFDETKGISWERLGDNFVNVLFGGGDGRDPGYYLLQKTIQLVTENYQWYLLAVALLFLIPFGVWIYRNSTEPLLSFLIFSTLFYAFFAITGIRQTIATAIAVLIGYYFIQTRRFWPFLGIVLLAATIHQSALVFLPFYFLATKTITSRYLLFMGALIPFLFVFRVQLFEFFRTISGYDEYEYYTGAGTFNFSMILILITVVSLWRREQMIAVNPNVTHYLNALLLALCFLPLTFINPSMMRIVQYFSVFVMLLIPELLRSFERRERLLVYYVAITMLLLLFVRNEPLYMFFWQQK; encoded by the coding sequence ATGTGGATCTATCTGATCAATATGTTGCTTCTGATCGCATGGGCGGCCCTCCTTTTGCGTGATGACGGAATCAAGAACGGGAAGTTGCTGTTTGTGACGATTGCGACATGCCAATGGATTTTATTGTCTGGATTTCGTCACTTTAGCGTCGGTGCTGACACGATGCAATACAAATGGATGTTCGACGAGACAAAAGGCATCTCATGGGAACGGCTCGGTGACAATTTTGTTAACGTCTTGTTCGGCGGAGGGGACGGACGCGATCCAGGTTACTACTTACTACAAAAAACGATTCAACTCGTGACCGAGAACTACCAATGGTACCTCTTGGCGGTCGCGCTCTTGTTCCTGATTCCGTTCGGAGTTTGGATTTATCGCAACTCGACGGAGCCATTGCTCAGCTTCTTGATCTTTTCGACATTGTTTTACGCCTTCTTTGCCATCACGGGCATCCGCCAGACGATTGCGACGGCAATTGCCGTGTTGATTGGCTACTACTTTATACAGACGAGACGGTTTTGGCCTTTTCTCGGGATCGTATTGCTTGCGGCGACGATTCATCAATCCGCTCTCGTCTTCCTTCCATTCTATTTCTTGGCCACAAAGACGATCACATCACGCTATCTGCTGTTTATGGGAGCGTTGATTCCATTCCTGTTCGTCTTTCGGGTTCAACTGTTCGAATTTTTCCGCACCATCAGCGGTTATGACGAATATGAGTACTACACGGGGGCAGGTACCTTTAACTTCTCGATGATCTTGATTTTAATCACGGTCGTATCACTCTGGCGGCGTGAACAGATGATCGCGGTCAACCCGAATGTGACCCATTATTTGAACGCCTTGTTGCTCGCCCTTTGCTTTCTGCCGCTTACGTTCATCAACCCCTCGATGATGCGAATCGTCCAGTATTTCTCAGTGTTTGTCATGCTATTGATCCCAGAACTGCTCCGTTCTTTCGAACGTCGGGAGCGCCTGCTCGTCTATTACGTGGCCATCACGATGCTATTGCTCTTGTTCGTCCGTAACGAACCGCTTTATATGTTCTTTTGGCAACAGAAATAA
- a CDS encoding CpsD/CapB family tyrosine-protein kinase, whose protein sequence is MFHLSKKQDKHRDSGRRLITLANPKSPIAEQYRTIRTNLQFTALGATLQTIVVTSASPGEGKSTTASNLAIVYAQLGKRVLLMDCDMRKPTVHFTFQLSGQTGMSTVLAKRTTFDRSVQMTKVPKLHLLAAGPIPPNPSELLASPMMKQLLDEVKEKYDLIILDAPPLMHVADSRLLASETDGTILVVGCDNSNRDLVLKAKEQLVLSGAHMLGIVMNKRERGGKDAYYAYTYE, encoded by the coding sequence ATGTTCCACCTGTCAAAGAAACAAGACAAACATCGTGATTCCGGGCGCAGACTCATCACGTTAGCCAATCCTAAATCCCCGATTGCCGAACAATATCGAACGATTCGGACCAACCTACAGTTCACGGCGCTTGGGGCCACGTTACAAACGATTGTCGTCACCTCGGCTTCACCAGGCGAAGGGAAATCGACGACGGCTTCGAACTTGGCCATCGTCTATGCCCAGCTTGGAAAACGAGTGTTACTTATGGACTGTGATATGCGCAAGCCGACGGTCCATTTCACATTTCAGCTTTCGGGTCAAACGGGAATGTCCACTGTCCTCGCCAAACGGACAACGTTTGATCGTTCGGTTCAAATGACGAAAGTACCGAAGCTTCATTTGTTGGCAGCGGGTCCAATCCCACCTAACCCGTCGGAGTTGCTCGCATCGCCGATGATGAAGCAACTGTTGGATGAGGTGAAGGAAAAGTACGACTTGATCATCTTGGATGCGCCGCCGCTCATGCACGTGGCGGACAGCCGACTGCTTGCGAGTGAGACCGACGGGACAATCCTCGTCGTCGGTTGTGATAATTCAAACCGAGACCTCGTGTTAAAGGCGAAAGAACAGCTCGTCTTGTCTGGTGCCCACATGCTAGGGATTGTCATGAACAAGCGGGAACGAGGCGGCAAGGACGCCTACTACGCCTATACGTATGAGTAA
- a CDS encoding glycosyltransferase family 2 protein, translating into MERPLVSIVIPVYNGVDYLKETIESALAQTYERIEVLVINDGSTDGGATAEIARRFGSQIRYYEKPNGGVSTALNLGIEKMRGEWFSWLSHDDLYEPEKVNNQVEELRKLGDQAQRYILSCGTTLIDEAGAPIYRPRRQLKGVYTDEAMFDYLLLKACLSGCALLIPKRALEQVGGFPTTYRYIQDWVCWVDLALAGYQFKVTTAPHSKTRIHAKQQTKKIADLAPIETARFFERLLMRLEATSSTTTPQIKTVFKAVYRSTDPEVREELLQRFDGHRHLSRMEQKRLNLSAIIYHRMLTLYRGMMNLRYR; encoded by the coding sequence ATGGAACGTCCCCTCGTCTCAATCGTCATCCCCGTCTACAATGGAGTGGACTATCTAAAAGAAACCATCGAGAGCGCCCTTGCTCAAACGTATGAGCGAATCGAGGTGCTGGTGATCAATGACGGGTCGACCGATGGCGGGGCGACCGCTGAGATTGCTCGTCGCTTTGGGAGTCAGATCAGATATTATGAAAAGCCAAACGGCGGAGTATCAACGGCGCTCAATCTAGGCATTGAGAAGATGCGAGGAGAGTGGTTCTCATGGCTGAGTCATGACGACCTTTATGAACCGGAAAAAGTGAATAATCAAGTCGAGGAACTCCGAAAACTAGGTGATCAGGCCCAGCGTTACATCTTATCCTGTGGGACGACGTTGATTGATGAAGCCGGTGCGCCTATTTACCGTCCTAGAAGACAGTTGAAAGGTGTATACACAGATGAGGCGATGTTTGATTACCTGTTGCTGAAAGCGTGTTTGAGCGGCTGTGCACTACTCATTCCGAAACGAGCGCTTGAACAAGTCGGTGGATTCCCGACGACGTATCGATACATTCAAGACTGGGTATGTTGGGTCGACTTGGCGCTGGCGGGATATCAGTTCAAAGTGACGACGGCACCGCATTCGAAGACGCGTATCCACGCGAAGCAACAAACCAAAAAAATCGCCGACCTCGCACCGATCGAGACGGCCCGCTTTTTTGAACGGCTGTTGATGCGACTCGAAGCCACGAGCAGTACAACCACGCCACAAATCAAAACGGTGTTCAAGGCGGTGTACCGCTCAACTGACCCGGAAGTGAGGGAGGAGCTGTTGCAGCGCTTTGATGGGCACCGTCATTTGAGTCGGATGGAACAGAAACGATTGAATCTGTCAGCCATCATTTATCATCGGATGTTGACGCTTTATCGCGGCATGATGAATCTTCGCTATCGATAA